The Hymenobacter oligotrophus genome segment TGCCGAGGGCGGATGCGCTGGAACATGTGTTGAGCTGAACGCGTGCCACCAATTTGTGCGCTGCCACAGCCGGGCCGCACCTGCTAAAGCAACAGTTCCGGCGCGCAGGCCAGCATCATTCTGCCGCGGGCGCCGTATGGTGGGCTACTCCGTTCAACCCACACCTGCCGCTATGTCCTTTACCTCTGCCCAACCCGAAGACCTTCTTATCGATGCTGCCCGCCGCGGCGACGTAGCCCAAATTCGGGAGCTGTTGGCCACCGGCCTCGATGTCAACCTGCAAAACGGCAAGGGTTTCACGCCGCTGATTGTAGCCTCGTACGACGGCCACCTCGAGGCCACCCAAGTACTGCTCGAGGCCGGCGCCAACCCCAACGTGCAGGATGTAAGCGGCAACACCGCCCTCATGGGCGTGTCGTTTAAGGGCTACCCCGAAATTGCCCACTTGCTAATTGCCAACGGCGCCGACCTAAACCAGCAAAACGGCAACGGCGGTACGGCCCTGATGTTTGCCACTTTGTTTGGCCGGCACAACATCGTGCCGGTGCTGCTGGAAGCCGGTGCCGACACCCACATCCGCGACGTGCGCGGCCTTTCGGCCCGCGACTTAGCCGTGCAGC includes the following:
- a CDS encoding ankyrin repeat domain-containing protein, yielding MSFTSAQPEDLLIDAARRGDVAQIRELLATGLDVNLQNGKGFTPLIVASYDGHLEATQVLLEAGANPNVQDVSGNTALMGVSFKGYPEIAHLLIANGADLNQQNGNGGTALMFATLFGRHNIVPVLLEAGADTHIRDVRGLSARDLAVQQGNEQALQLLPE